A part of Anolis carolinensis isolate JA03-04 unplaced genomic scaffold, rAnoCar3.1.pri scaffold_10, whole genome shotgun sequence genomic DNA contains:
- the trnau1ap gene encoding tRNA selenocysteine 1-associated protein 1 isoform X1 yields the protein MAASLWMGDLEPYMDENFISRAFATMGELVLSVKIIRNRLTGIPAGYCFVEFADLATAEKCLHKINGKPLPGATPMKRFKLNYATYGKQPDNSPEYSLFVGDLSPDVDDGMIYEFFVKVYPSCRGGKVVVDQTGVSKCYGFVKFSDELEQKRALVECQGAVGLGSKPIRLSVAITKANRLKTVEYNQMYNYNYSQYYQQYHNYYAHWGYDHNTGSYSYSYPQYGYTQSTMQTYEEVGEDALEGFLLFPDPTPQMDVGEANKQFMEQSEELYDALIECHWQPLDSVSSEIQAV from the exons ATGGCCGCCAGCCTCTGGATGGGAGAC cTGGAACCATACATGGATGAGAACTTCATTTCTAGAGCCTTTGCTACGATGGGAGAGCTAGTTCTGAGTGTGAAAATCATTCGGAATAGATTAACAGG GATTCCAGCAGGCTACTGCTTTGTAGAATTTGCTGATctggccacagcagaaaaatgtTTACACAAAATCAATGGGAAACCCCTTCCTGGTGCCACACCG ATGAAGCGATTTAAATTAAATTATGCCACATACGGAAAACAGCCCGATAATAG CCCAGAATACTCATTGTTTGTTGGAGATCTTTCCCCGGACGTGGATGATGGGATGATCTACGAATTCTTTGTAAAAGTGTACCCTTCATGTAGGGGTGGCAAAGTGGTTGTGGACCAGACGGGTGTTTCCAA ATGCTATGGTTTTGTGAAATTCTCAGATGAATTGGAACAGAAAAGAGCCCTGGTCGAATGCCAAGGGGCTGTTGGTCTTGGTTCTAAACCAATACGCTTGAGTGTTGCCATCACCAAAGC GAACCGGCTAAAGACTGTTGAGTACAACCAGATGTACAACTATAATTACAGCCAGTACTACCAACAGTACCATAACTACTATGCGCATTGGGGATATGATCACAACACAGGCAGCTATAGTTATAGCTACCCACAGTATGGCTACACACAAAGTACCATGCAG ACATACGAAGAAGTTGGTGAAGACGCACTAGAAG GTTTCCTTTTATTTCCAGACCCAACGCCCCAaatggatgtgggtgaagcaaATAAACAGTTCATGGAACAGAGTGAAGAACTCTATGACGCCTTGATAGAATGTCATTGGCAGCCTTTGGACAGTGTCTCCTCAGAGATTCAAGCCGTGTAA
- the trnau1ap gene encoding tRNA selenocysteine 1-associated protein 1 isoform X2 codes for MAASLWMGDLEPYMDENFISRAFATMGELVLSVKIIRNRLTGIPAGYCFVEFADLATAEKCLHKINGKPLPGATPMKRFKLNYATYGKQPDNSPEYSLFVGDLSPDVDDGMIYEFFVKVYPSCRGGKVVVDQTGVSKCYGFVKFSDELEQKRALVECQGAVGLGSKPIRLSVAITKANRLKTVEYNQMYNYNYSQYYQQYHNYYAHWGYDHNTGSYSYSYPQYGYTQSTMQTYEEVGEDALEDPTPQMDVGEANKQFMEQSEELYDALIECHWQPLDSVSSEIQAV; via the exons ATGGCCGCCAGCCTCTGGATGGGAGAC cTGGAACCATACATGGATGAGAACTTCATTTCTAGAGCCTTTGCTACGATGGGAGAGCTAGTTCTGAGTGTGAAAATCATTCGGAATAGATTAACAGG GATTCCAGCAGGCTACTGCTTTGTAGAATTTGCTGATctggccacagcagaaaaatgtTTACACAAAATCAATGGGAAACCCCTTCCTGGTGCCACACCG ATGAAGCGATTTAAATTAAATTATGCCACATACGGAAAACAGCCCGATAATAG CCCAGAATACTCATTGTTTGTTGGAGATCTTTCCCCGGACGTGGATGATGGGATGATCTACGAATTCTTTGTAAAAGTGTACCCTTCATGTAGGGGTGGCAAAGTGGTTGTGGACCAGACGGGTGTTTCCAA ATGCTATGGTTTTGTGAAATTCTCAGATGAATTGGAACAGAAAAGAGCCCTGGTCGAATGCCAAGGGGCTGTTGGTCTTGGTTCTAAACCAATACGCTTGAGTGTTGCCATCACCAAAGC GAACCGGCTAAAGACTGTTGAGTACAACCAGATGTACAACTATAATTACAGCCAGTACTACCAACAGTACCATAACTACTATGCGCATTGGGGATATGATCACAACACAGGCAGCTATAGTTATAGCTACCCACAGTATGGCTACACACAAAGTACCATGCAG ACATACGAAGAAGTTGGTGAAGACGCACTAGAAG ACCCAACGCCCCAaatggatgtgggtgaagcaaATAAACAGTTCATGGAACAGAGTGAAGAACTCTATGACGCCTTGATAGAATGTCATTGGCAGCCTTTGGACAGTGTCTCCTCAGAGATTCAAGCCGTGTAA